A DNA window from Chryseobacterium sp. MEBOG06 contains the following coding sequences:
- a CDS encoding helix-turn-helix domain-containing protein, which translates to MVTYENLHDTLSFYSIDCRQSYYISSGKPIFNFPESPFRMDYYALCICTAGEINIEIDRQKYKVGADSFLMAAPSTIVKFLKTSGDFMMKLLFFDKNFLIKNISNPFIIEKMNLFSKGSYSIVKTTAKNSALLQNLLDYLKRKSRKQGKFTEEIIRTIIFNLLLETAEIVEKENGTSPEKEEGKKDLYLKFSKLIRENIRGQRTVQFYADELCISNKYLINIIKKACGKTPHEVIDDTLLKEAFMMLGNPNITISEVAFQLQFNSASAFGRFFKKHTSLSPSEYRIKENIQS; encoded by the coding sequence ATGGTAACCTACGAAAATTTACATGATACGCTATCCTTTTACAGTATTGACTGCCGCCAGTCCTATTATATATCTTCCGGAAAGCCCATTTTCAATTTTCCTGAGTCCCCTTTCAGAATGGATTATTATGCCCTCTGTATCTGTACCGCGGGAGAGATCAATATTGAAATAGACCGTCAGAAATATAAAGTGGGGGCCGACAGCTTTCTTATGGCTGCACCGTCTACCATCGTAAAATTCTTGAAAACCAGCGGAGACTTTATGATGAAACTCTTATTCTTTGATAAAAATTTCCTGATCAAAAATATTTCGAATCCTTTTATCATTGAGAAAATGAACCTCTTCTCTAAAGGCTCTTACAGCATTGTGAAAACTACTGCAAAAAATTCTGCGTTATTACAGAATCTGCTGGATTATCTTAAAAGGAAATCCAGGAAGCAGGGAAAGTTTACAGAAGAAATCATCCGGACCATTATTTTTAATCTTCTGCTCGAAACAGCAGAGATCGTAGAAAAAGAAAATGGAACAAGCCCTGAAAAAGAGGAAGGAAAGAAAGATCTTTATCTGAAATTCAGTAAACTGATCCGGGAGAATATCAGAGGGCAGAGAACGGTTCAGTTTTATGCTGATGAGCTGTGCATATCCAATAAATACCTCATCAATATCATTAAAAAAGCCTGTGGGAAAACACCTCATGAAGTAATAGATGATACTTTACTAAAAGAAGCCTTTATGATGCTTGGCAATCCGAATATCACTATATCAGAAGTTGCTTTTCAGCTTCAGTTCAATTCTGCATCAGCCTTTGGGCGCTTCTTCAAAAAACATACTTCCCTTTCCCCTTCGGAGTACAGAATAAAAGAAAATATACAGTCGTAA
- a CDS encoding oleate hydratase: protein MSTINSKFDKVLNTSDQFGKVNHEPDSSKEVQINTPEKTMPFSDQIGNYQRNKGIPLKSYENSKIYIVGSGIAGMSAAYYFIRDGHVPGKNIIFLDQLNIEGGSLDGAGNAKDGYIIRGGREMDMTYENLWDMFQDIPALELPAPYSVLDEYRLINDNDPNYSKARLIHNQGEIKDFSKFGLEKKDQLAIVKLLLKKKEELDDLTIEDYFAESFLNSNFWFFWRSMFAFENWHSLLELKLYMHRFLHAIDGMKDFSCLVFPKYNQYDTYVTPLKNFLIEKGVQIQFNTLVRDLDIHINTEGKTVEGIIAEQDGKEVKIPIGKDDYVIVTTGSMTESTFYGDNNTAPEVTIDNSSAGQSAGWKLWKNLAAKSEVFGKPEKFCSHIEKSSWESATLTCRPSAFTEKLKELCVNDPYSGRTATGGIITITDSNWVMSFTCNRQPHFPTQPDDILVVWVYALLMDKEGNYIKKTMPQCTGNEILAELCHHLGIAEQLDNVIENTIVRTAFMPYITSMFMPRAQGDRPRVVPEGCNNLGLVGQFVETNNDVVFTMESSVRTARIAVYNLLNLNKQVPDINPLQYDIRHLLKATQALNDYKPFLGEGILRKVLKGTYFEHILVNRPEEKEEHESFLMEQVGRFQDWIKGVKG, encoded by the coding sequence ATGAGTACGATCAATTCAAAATTCGACAAAGTTTTAAATACCTCTGACCAGTTTGGAAAAGTAAACCACGAACCGGATTCAAGTAAAGAAGTTCAGATTAACACTCCTGAAAAAACGATGCCTTTCTCCGACCAGATCGGAAACTATCAACGTAACAAAGGAATTCCTTTGAAATCTTACGAAAACAGTAAAATCTATATTGTAGGAAGCGGTATTGCGGGAATGTCCGCTGCTTATTATTTCATCCGTGACGGCCATGTTCCCGGTAAAAATATTATTTTCCTGGACCAGCTGAATATTGAAGGAGGATCTCTTGACGGAGCAGGTAATGCAAAAGACGGCTATATCATCCGTGGAGGAAGAGAAATGGACATGACCTATGAAAATTTATGGGATATGTTCCAGGATATTCCAGCTCTGGAACTCCCGGCTCCCTATAGTGTATTGGACGAATACCGCCTTATCAATGACAATGACCCCAACTATTCCAAAGCGAGACTTATTCATAACCAGGGAGAGATCAAAGATTTCAGCAAATTTGGGCTTGAAAAGAAAGATCAGCTGGCTATTGTCAAACTTTTACTAAAGAAAAAAGAAGAGCTTGATGATCTTACGATTGAAGATTATTTTGCAGAATCATTTCTAAACAGTAATTTCTGGTTCTTCTGGCGCTCTATGTTCGCCTTCGAAAACTGGCACAGCTTACTGGAACTGAAACTGTATATGCACAGATTCCTTCACGCCATCGATGGAATGAAAGATTTCTCATGCCTTGTCTTTCCTAAATATAACCAGTATGACACCTATGTAACTCCATTAAAGAATTTCTTAATAGAAAAAGGAGTACAGATCCAGTTCAATACTCTGGTAAGAGATCTTGACATCCATATCAATACCGAAGGAAAAACAGTAGAAGGAATTATTGCTGAACAAGATGGAAAAGAAGTTAAAATACCAATCGGTAAAGATGATTACGTAATCGTGACCACCGGATCAATGACAGAAAGTACCTTCTATGGAGATAATAATACGGCTCCAGAAGTAACGATAGACAACAGCAGTGCAGGACAAAGTGCCGGATGGAAATTGTGGAAAAACCTTGCTGCAAAATCTGAAGTATTCGGGAAACCTGAAAAATTCTGCAGCCACATTGAAAAATCTTCATGGGAATCTGCCACATTAACCTGCCGTCCTTCTGCTTTTACTGAGAAATTAAAAGAACTGTGTGTAAATGATCCTTATTCCGGAAGAACCGCTACAGGAGGAATTATTACCATTACAGACTCCAATTGGGTCATGAGTTTTACCTGCAACAGACAGCCGCACTTCCCTACCCAGCCGGATGACATCCTTGTAGTTTGGGTATACGCCTTACTAATGGATAAAGAAGGGAACTATATCAAAAAAACAATGCCTCAATGTACAGGAAACGAAATCCTTGCAGAACTTTGCCACCACCTGGGTATCGCAGAACAACTGGATAATGTCATAGAAAATACAATAGTACGTACAGCGTTCATGCCTTATATCACCTCTATGTTTATGCCCAGAGCTCAGGGAGACCGTCCGAGAGTGGTTCCTGAAGGATGTAACAATTTAGGTCTTGTAGGACAGTTTGTGGAAACCAACAATGATGTTGTCTTCACTATGGAAAGTTCTGTGAGAACCGCGAGAATAGCAGTTTACAATCTTCTTAACCTTAACAAGCAGGTTCCTGATATTAACCCGCTTCAGTATGATATCAGACATTTATTAAAAGCCACTCAGGCCCTTAATGACTATAAGCCATTCTTAGGAGAAGGTATTTTAAGAAAAGTATTAAAAGGAACCTATTTTGAACATATCCTTGTTAACCGCCCGGAAGAAAAAGAAGAACATGAATCTTTCTTAATGGAACAGGTAGGTAGATTCCAGGACTGGATCAAAGGAGTAAAAGGCTAA
- a CDS encoding 3-hydroxyacyl-CoA dehydrogenase has product MDFKNITIAGSGVLGYQIAFQTAYHGFKVTVYDINDEVLNKAKSKFSVLSESYKQDLNATQEQLDTTFKNLSYTSDLAEAVKDADLLIEAVPEDPTIKTEFYHKLAQAAPEKTVFATNSSTLLPSEFAEATGRPERFVALHFANEIWKHNTGEVMRHPGTSQEVFDSVIQFAKAIGMVALPIYKEQPGYIVNSLLVPLLGAAVNLWIDEVSDIETIDKTWMVATGAPVGPFGILDVVGITTAYNINKMEAEETQDPLKIKAVERLKEDYIDKGKLGVLTGEGFYKYPNPTYQDKDFLK; this is encoded by the coding sequence ATGGATTTTAAAAATATAACGATAGCAGGAAGTGGTGTCTTAGGATATCAGATAGCCTTCCAGACTGCCTATCACGGATTCAAAGTGACTGTTTACGATATCAATGACGAAGTACTGAATAAGGCTAAAAGTAAATTCAGCGTTCTAAGTGAGAGCTATAAGCAAGATCTTAATGCTACACAGGAACAGCTTGATACAACGTTTAAAAACCTCAGTTATACGTCCGATCTTGCCGAAGCTGTAAAAGATGCAGATCTTCTGATAGAAGCCGTTCCGGAAGATCCCACAATAAAAACAGAGTTCTATCATAAGCTGGCTCAGGCAGCACCGGAAAAAACAGTATTTGCAACCAACTCATCCACTCTTCTTCCAAGTGAGTTTGCAGAAGCTACAGGAAGACCGGAAAGGTTTGTAGCCCTGCATTTTGCCAATGAAATATGGAAACACAACACCGGAGAAGTAATGCGTCATCCGGGAACTTCGCAGGAAGTATTTGATTCTGTCATTCAATTTGCCAAGGCAATCGGAATGGTAGCACTGCCTATCTATAAAGAACAGCCCGGATATATTGTCAATTCACTGCTTGTTCCGTTACTTGGTGCTGCGGTTAATCTTTGGATTGATGAAGTTTCAGACATTGAAACGATTGATAAGACATGGATGGTAGCTACGGGAGCACCTGTAGGTCCATTTGGCATTCTGGATGTTGTAGGGATTACAACAGCTTATAACATCAATAAAATGGAAGCAGAGGAAACTCAGGATCCGTTGAAGATCAAGGCCGTTGAAAGATTAAAAGAGGATTATATTGATAAAGGGAAACTGGGAGTTCTTACGGGCGAAGGTTTTTACAAATACCCAAACCCTACTTATCAGGATAAGGATTTTCTGAAATAG
- a CDS encoding glutamine--tRNA ligase/YqeY domain fusion protein, giving the protein MEEEKKSLNFIEQIIEDDLANGLKRDQIRFRFPPEPNGYLHIGHTKAICINFGLGEKYNAPVNLRFDDTNPEKEEQEFVDSIKKDVEWLGFKWDKELYASDYFQQLYEWAVQLIKEGKAYVDEQPSEVITEQRKNPTEPGVESPYRNRPVEESLDLFERMKNGEFEEGTMSLRAKIDMVSPNMNMRDPVMYRILKRPHHRTGTAWKIYPMYDWAHGESDYLEQVSHSLCSLEFENHRPLYNWYLEQVSDETKIAPKQREFARMNVSYMITSKRKLQRLVAEGTVTGWDDPRMPTISGMRRKGFTPLSIRNFIDKVGVAKRENLIEIQLLDFCVREDLNKVAKRVMAVVDPVKLVIENYPEDKEEWLDTENNPEQENAGTREVPFSRELYIEREDFKEEANNKFFRLKLGGEVRLKSAYIIKAERVEKDENGEITTIYATYDEKSKSGSGTEESLRKVKGTLHWVSAKHAIPVEVRVYDQLFTVEQPDAEKDVDFLNFINPESVTTVKGFAEPSLKDVAIGEPLQFQRIGYFTKDKDSTESTLVFNRTVTLKDSYKP; this is encoded by the coding sequence ATGGAAGAAGAAAAAAAATCACTCAATTTTATTGAGCAAATTATAGAGGATGATTTGGCAAACGGTCTGAAAAGAGATCAGATTCGTTTCCGTTTCCCTCCTGAACCAAACGGTTACCTGCATATAGGACATACAAAAGCAATCTGCATCAATTTTGGTTTAGGTGAAAAATACAATGCACCTGTAAACCTTCGTTTCGATGATACGAACCCTGAAAAAGAAGAACAGGAATTCGTAGATTCTATCAAAAAAGACGTTGAATGGCTGGGTTTCAAATGGGATAAAGAATTGTATGCATCAGACTACTTCCAGCAGCTTTATGAGTGGGCAGTGCAATTGATCAAAGAAGGAAAGGCTTATGTAGATGAACAGCCTTCTGAAGTGATTACCGAACAGAGAAAAAATCCTACAGAACCGGGAGTGGAATCACCATACAGAAACCGTCCTGTAGAGGAATCTTTGGATCTGTTTGAAAGAATGAAAAACGGAGAGTTTGAGGAAGGTACAATGTCACTTCGTGCAAAAATCGATATGGTTTCGCCGAACATGAATATGCGTGACCCTGTGATGTACAGAATTCTGAAAAGACCTCACCACAGAACAGGTACTGCATGGAAAATCTATCCGATGTATGACTGGGCACATGGTGAATCAGATTATCTGGAACAGGTTTCCCACTCACTATGTTCATTGGAGTTTGAAAACCACAGACCTCTTTATAACTGGTATCTGGAGCAGGTATCTGATGAAACTAAAATAGCACCTAAGCAGAGAGAATTTGCAAGGATGAATGTTTCCTATATGATTACTTCCAAAAGAAAGCTGCAGAGACTGGTAGCTGAGGGAACCGTAACAGGATGGGATGATCCTAGAATGCCTACCATCTCCGGGATGAGAAGAAAAGGATTTACCCCGCTTTCCATCAGGAACTTTATTGATAAAGTAGGGGTGGCTAAAAGAGAAAACCTGATCGAAATTCAGCTGTTGGATTTCTGTGTACGTGAAGACCTGAATAAGGTAGCTAAGCGTGTAATGGCAGTAGTAGATCCGGTAAAATTAGTGATCGAAAACTATCCTGAAGATAAAGAAGAATGGTTAGACACTGAAAATAATCCGGAACAGGAGAATGCCGGAACCAGAGAGGTTCCTTTTTCAAGAGAATTGTATATTGAACGTGAGGACTTCAAAGAAGAAGCTAACAATAAATTCTTCAGACTGAAATTAGGCGGAGAAGTTCGTTTAAAATCTGCTTATATCATTAAAGCTGAAAGAGTAGAGAAGGATGAAAATGGTGAGATCACTACCATCTATGCTACTTATGATGAGAAGAGCAAGTCTGGAAGCGGAACAGAAGAAAGTTTAAGAAAAGTAAAAGGAACCCTTCACTGGGTGTCTGCAAAGCATGCGATTCCTGTAGAAGTAAGAGTCTACGATCAACTGTTTACGGTGGAGCAGCCTGATGCTGAAAAGGATGTGGATTTCCTGAACTTCATTAATCCAGAATCTGTAACTACAGTGAAAGGTTTTGCTGAACCAAGCCTGAAAGATGTAGCAATCGGAGAACCACTTCAGTTCCAGAGAATCGGATATTTTACAAAAGATAAGGATTCTACAGAATCTACTTTGGTATTCAACCGTACAGTAACTCTGAAAGATTCTTATAAACCATAA
- a CDS encoding alpha/beta hydrolase: MAVYILSNRKIIRHKGERVDSFSNEEYSIPNFRIAKCDFDSYKEPTAAAKKKKDYTNRNILNYQLFSEPEKQGYEEVLEVLLNEKGINQSSLTANNLGGTQRLFYELYKNRSSDKNRSDILIFIHGYAYDFNDELKAILDLKKMFIDNPASPVEHILFVSWPASGSIVPLTYFDDKASSINSGTSLLRLFYFYTQFLKDIFSNRNLIPCNQRIHIMAHSLGNRVLQSMLYSLKRENILRVIDQVLLLNADVSYKVFEDFEDSFNKLPLLANRVSIYLNRQDVILGISQFTKNILTPRLGKNGPSDISNYKDVVSIIDCTFVKDDILNSFRYEVGNHWGYLSSSQVQNDIFQNLNGIDRNLITNRSKDNENIFTIIS, encoded by the coding sequence ATGGCCGTTTATATCTTAAGCAACCGGAAAATTATCCGGCATAAAGGCGAAAGAGTAGATTCTTTTTCAAATGAAGAATACTCCATCCCCAATTTCAGGATCGCTAAATGTGATTTTGACAGCTATAAAGAACCTACAGCAGCGGCCAAAAAGAAAAAAGATTATACCAACAGGAATATTTTAAATTATCAACTGTTTTCTGAACCCGAAAAACAGGGATATGAAGAGGTTCTTGAGGTATTGCTAAACGAAAAAGGGATTAATCAATCTTCCCTTACGGCCAATAATCTTGGCGGAACCCAGAGACTTTTTTATGAATTGTACAAAAACAGGTCTTCCGACAAAAACAGAAGTGATATACTGATATTCATCCATGGTTATGCTTATGATTTTAATGATGAATTAAAAGCTATTCTTGACCTTAAGAAAATGTTTATTGATAACCCCGCATCGCCTGTTGAGCATATTCTGTTTGTGAGCTGGCCTGCTTCCGGCAGTATTGTTCCTCTGACGTATTTTGATGATAAAGCATCAAGCATCAATTCCGGAACTTCTCTCCTGAGGCTGTTTTATTTCTACACCCAATTTTTAAAAGATATTTTTTCCAACCGGAACCTTATTCCCTGCAATCAGAGAATTCACATTATGGCTCATTCTTTGGGAAACAGAGTTCTTCAAAGTATGTTATACAGCCTTAAAAGAGAAAATATACTACGGGTAATTGATCAGGTTCTGCTGTTGAATGCTGATGTGAGCTATAAAGTATTTGAAGATTTTGAAGACTCTTTCAACAAATTACCTTTATTAGCCAACCGAGTTTCCATTTATCTAAACAGACAGGATGTGATTTTGGGAATTTCCCAGTTTACCAAAAACATTCTAACTCCAAGACTGGGTAAAAACGGACCAAGTGACATCAGTAATTATAAAGATGTGGTTTCAATAATCGACTGTACGTTTGTGAAGGATGATATTCTGAACAGTTTCAGATATGAAGTCGGAAATCATTGGGGATACCTTTCCAGTTCACAGGTTCAGAATGATATTTTTCAGAATTTAAATGGAATAGACCGGAACCTTATCACCAACAGATCAAAGGATAACGAAAACATTTTCACAATTATTTCTTAA
- a CDS encoding bacteriocin-like protein, giving the protein MKNLKKINRGELKTIKGGRPPLGCNNWNPSAMCCRSWAPDYCGETTCPDSPPPFC; this is encoded by the coding sequence ATGAAAAATTTAAAAAAAATCAACAGAGGAGAGTTAAAGACAATCAAAGGAGGAAGACCTCCTCTTGGATGTAACAACTGGAACCCAAGTGCTATGTGCTGCAGATCATGGGCTCCAGATTACTGTGGCGAGACTACCTGTCCGGATTCACCTCCACCATTTTGCTAA
- a CDS encoding o-succinylbenzoate synthase has product MKANYFKYLLQFKRPSGTSRGVLLDKETFILEVSENGRKGTGECAVFRGLSFDDRPDYEEKLKWLCENIEKSPLDLKEELKEFPSIWFGYEQAVLNLKYGRNIYFPGGFTDGKSAITINGLIWMGDVGYMEEQIQDKLDKGFHCIKLKIGVNWNSEHIILQKLREKFSKDQLELRVDANGGFSKEQAVIVLQQLADLNIHSIEQPIKAGHWADMAELCAHTPTPIALDEELIGIIDSEKKQKLVEVIKPQYIILKPALVGGFSGSDEWISIAEEQQIGWWITSALESNIGLNAIAQYTFTKKNPMPQGLGTGSLFVNNFESDLDLRNELLWFKI; this is encoded by the coding sequence ATGAAAGCAAATTATTTTAAATATTTATTACAGTTTAAACGCCCGAGTGGAACATCTCGCGGCGTTTTGCTTGATAAGGAAACCTTCATTCTGGAAGTTTCAGAAAATGGCAGAAAGGGGACAGGAGAATGTGCCGTGTTCAGAGGTCTTAGCTTCGATGACAGACCTGATTATGAAGAAAAGCTGAAATGGCTTTGTGAAAATATAGAGAAGAGCCCTCTTGATCTGAAAGAAGAACTGAAAGAATTCCCGTCTATTTGGTTTGGCTATGAACAGGCTGTTCTCAATCTGAAATATGGCCGCAATATTTATTTCCCAGGTGGATTTACTGACGGAAAATCTGCCATTACCATCAATGGACTGATATGGATGGGAGATGTAGGATATATGGAAGAACAGATTCAGGATAAACTGGATAAAGGATTCCACTGCATTAAACTGAAAATAGGGGTCAATTGGAACTCTGAGCATATAATTCTGCAGAAATTAAGAGAAAAATTTTCCAAAGATCAATTGGAATTGCGTGTGGATGCCAATGGAGGATTCAGCAAAGAACAGGCTGTTATCGTTTTGCAGCAGCTGGCAGATCTTAATATTCATTCCATAGAGCAACCCATTAAAGCTGGGCATTGGGCTGATATGGCAGAACTGTGTGCCCATACACCTACTCCCATTGCATTGGATGAAGAGTTGATAGGGATTATTGATTCTGAAAAAAAACAAAAACTGGTAGAAGTAATAAAACCACAATATATTATCCTGAAGCCAGCTTTAGTAGGAGGGTTTTCAGGTTCTGATGAATGGATTTCCATTGCCGAAGAACAGCAAATCGGCTGGTGGATTACCTCTGCACTGGAAAGCAATATAGGATTGAATGCCATTGCTCAGTATACCTTCACGAAAAAAAATCCGATGCCTCAAGGTTTAGGCACCGGATCTTTATTTGTAAATAATTTTGAATCAGATTTAGATCTCAGAAATGAGTTGCTATGGTTCAAAATATAA
- the fbp gene encoding class 1 fructose-bisphosphatase: MSNQPLQTLGEFLIDKQDDFQYSTGEFSRLLSAIRLASKVVNREVNKAGIVDITGAAGNQNIQGEEQQKLDVIANEIFITALSQREVVCGIASEENDDFIDIKCGENGHLSKYVVLIDPLDGSSNIDVNVSVGTIFSIYRRVSEPGTPVQLEDFLQKGINQIAAGYVIYGSSTMIVYTTGNGVNGFTLDPSLGTYYLSHPNMTFPRTGKIYSINEGNYIKFPQGVKNYLKYCQMEEGDRPYTSRYIGSLVADFHRNMLKGGIYIYPSYSQAPNGKLRLLYECNPMAFLAEQAGGKATDGFRRILEIEPTELHQRIPFFCGSVEMVEKAEEFMRIDSVK, from the coding sequence ATGTCAAATCAACCATTACAGACTTTAGGAGAATTTCTTATCGATAAACAGGACGATTTTCAATATTCCACAGGTGAATTCTCTCGTCTTCTGAGTGCAATAAGATTGGCTTCGAAAGTAGTAAACAGAGAAGTAAATAAAGCCGGAATTGTAGATATAACAGGAGCTGCCGGAAACCAGAATATTCAGGGTGAGGAACAGCAGAAACTTGATGTGATCGCTAATGAGATTTTTATTACGGCTTTGTCTCAAAGAGAGGTTGTTTGTGGTATTGCTTCTGAGGAAAATGATGATTTTATTGACATCAAATGCGGAGAAAATGGTCATTTAAGTAAATATGTAGTCCTTATTGATCCCTTGGATGGATCTTCCAATATTGATGTGAATGTTTCTGTAGGAACTATTTTCTCTATTTACAGAAGAGTTTCTGAACCGGGAACTCCAGTGCAGCTGGAAGACTTTTTACAGAAAGGGATCAATCAGATTGCAGCAGGATATGTAATCTATGGTTCTTCTACCATGATTGTTTATACAACAGGAAATGGTGTGAACGGGTTTACATTGGATCCGTCTCTGGGAACTTATTATCTGTCTCATCCAAACATGACCTTCCCAAGAACCGGTAAAATCTATTCTATCAATGAAGGGAATTATATTAAATTTCCTCAGGGAGTAAAAAATTACCTGAAATATTGCCAGATGGAAGAAGGTGACCGTCCTTATACTTCAAGGTACATCGGTTCCCTGGTAGCTGATTTTCATAGAAATATGCTGAAAGGAGGTATTTATATCTACCCGTCTTATTCACAGGCTCCAAACGGTAAATTAAGATTGCTGTACGAGTGTAATCCAATGGCATTTCTTGCAGAACAGGCCGGAGGAAAAGCTACAGACGGATTCAGAAGAATTCTTGAAATAGAACCTACTGAGCTTCATCAGAGAATTCCTTTTTTCTGCGGAAGTGTTGAAATGGTAGAGAAAGCAGAAGAGTTTATGCGTATTGACAGCGTGAAATAA
- a CDS encoding aspartate kinase, with protein MKIFKFGGASVKDADSVKNVSMVLKSQGFAKCLLVISAMGKTTNELEKVVELYFQKDNYQTEIEKIKRKHIEIAEGLFPENHAVFAEINLFFDDIDSFLRRNKSPNYNFVYDQVVSCGEMISTKIVSEYLNEIQFANQWLDARDYIKTDNSYREGSVDWVRTEEFISHLNPEICYVTQGFIGSDDNNFTVTLGREGSDYSGAIFAYCLNADAMTIWKDVPGVMTGDPRKFSDVSLLSNISYEEAIEMAYYGASVIHPKTLQPLQQKNIPFYVKSFIDPTKEGTKIGASEKNQQEESYILKEDQELLKISTRDFSFIAEDHMSLIFGYLSKYKIKVSLMQNSAISLALCLEDKFNHLEELNEELQKIFKTEAIKNVSLFTVRNAKMDHIDKFYHEKNVLLEQISNNTLQMVTQ; from the coding sequence ATGAAAATTTTCAAGTTTGGTGGAGCATCAGTAAAAGATGCCGACAGTGTGAAAAACGTGTCCATGGTTCTAAAAAGCCAGGGATTTGCCAAATGTTTGCTGGTCATTTCAGCAATGGGCAAGACGACAAATGAGTTGGAAAAAGTTGTAGAACTTTATTTCCAGAAAGACAACTATCAAACTGAGATTGAAAAGATAAAACGAAAACACATTGAGATTGCGGAAGGTCTGTTTCCTGAAAATCATGCAGTTTTCGCTGAGATCAATCTCTTTTTCGATGATATCGATTCTTTTTTAAGAAGAAATAAATCTCCTAACTACAACTTTGTGTATGATCAGGTGGTAAGCTGCGGAGAAATGATTTCTACTAAAATCGTAAGCGAGTACCTGAATGAAATACAGTTTGCCAATCAATGGCTGGATGCCAGAGATTATATCAAAACAGACAACTCATACAGAGAAGGGTCTGTAGACTGGGTAAGAACTGAGGAATTCATTTCTCATCTTAATCCGGAAATCTGTTATGTGACTCAGGGTTTCATAGGTTCTGACGACAACAATTTCACGGTAACCTTAGGAAGAGAAGGATCTGACTATTCGGGTGCTATTTTTGCTTATTGCTTAAATGCTGATGCCATGACCATCTGGAAAGATGTACCGGGAGTAATGACCGGAGATCCCAGAAAGTTCAGTGACGTATCTCTTCTTTCCAATATCTCATATGAAGAAGCTATTGAGATGGCTTATTACGGTGCCAGTGTCATTCACCCGAAGACATTGCAGCCATTACAGCAAAAAAACATTCCTTTTTATGTAAAATCTTTCATTGATCCGACCAAGGAAGGAACAAAAATAGGTGCTTCAGAAAAAAACCAACAGGAAGAGTCTTATATTTTAAAAGAAGACCAGGAACTTTTAAAAATCTCCACAAGAGATTTCTCTTTCATTGCAGAGGATCATATGAGCTTAATTTTCGGATATTTATCCAAATATAAAATCAAAGTATCCCTGATGCAGAATTCTGCAATCTCACTGGCTTTATGCCTTGAGGATAAATTTAATCATCTTGAAGAACTTAACGAAGAGCTTCAAAAAATTTTTAAAACCGAAGCAATTAAAAATGTATCTTTATTCACAGTAAGAAATGCGAAGATGGATCACATTGATAAATTTTACCATGAAAAAAATGTATTATTGGAACAAATTTCTAATAATACGCTTCAAATGGTAACACAATAA